The Aspergillus chevalieri M1 DNA, chromosome 5, nearly complete sequence genome includes a region encoding these proteins:
- the MNR2 gene encoding magnesium transporter CorA family protein (COG:P;~EggNog:ENOG410PG66;~InterPro:IPR044089,IPR002523;~PFAM:PF01544;~TransMembrane:2 (i701-718o738-757i);~go_component: GO:0016020 - membrane [Evidence IEA];~go_function: GO:0015095 - magnesium ion transmembrane transporter activity [Evidence IEA];~go_function: GO:0046873 - metal ion transmembrane transporter activity [Evidence IEA];~go_process: GO:0030001 - metal ion transport [Evidence IEA];~go_process: GO:0055085 - transmembrane transport [Evidence IEA];~go_process: GO:1903830 - magnesium ion transmembrane transport [Evidence IEA]) — MLTTGHFDSHQPMMRPRRESRLAQSFKPGSLTAALRPDTARGNLSRSSRVDNDSDASDIDDRTPLMRPSSGQTSNVPRYGTDTFSSQLSARKRQPSVQTTSSRTSRRAPRSPTINDRDYDINNPPSMPTSPKTGPEMGYDDAVVTGTEFDFSLAKSIDNRVEAGPRDIVIDMEGPPNHSAPSSPPSLHRRPSQDALRRRRTVTLPVEEDVCFPTDVHSEAEDEHRTARNGERRRRRHREWPDLSILEEWMREEKEERHGDFRSKKISEPMLIEGRLRPQYQAWRREEDDAPYRFTYFNEEYQSTLHAQSISELIQPGGSFRELFIPEPPVLEDSSDDEDTDSEHGDGEHSHHDYNNNNASLNGTHPTFSDPFSNHNGGGIENHGNDVVPDTNRDSSKQRTSIIGEAVSEARNHSAEPPTVRSQTPSKPKKYGPRPTFWLDVLCPTDAEMRVIAKAFGIHALTAEDIMMQEAREKVELFRNYYFINYRTFEQDPNSENYLEPVNMYVVVFREGVLSFHFSQTPHPANVRRRIRQLVDYLILSSDWISYALIDDITDVFGPLIQAIEDEVDEIDEVIMRMHSETERDASTNKDSLASNTVSDPPAPGEMLRRVGECRKKVMGMYRLLSNKADVVKGFAKRCNEHWEVAPKSEIGLYLGDIQDHIMTMTSSLTYYETLLSRAHSNYLAQINILMNERQERTADVLGKLTVLGTIVLPLNIIGSLWGMNVKVPGQDVDNLDWFYSITAALLLFAIAAFYIAKRVYNIV; from the exons ATGCTAACTACTGGGCATTTTGATAGCCACCAACCCATGATGCGTCCACGTAGAGAAAGCCGTCTTGCTCAATCGTTCAAACCCGGTTCCCTCACAGCGGCTCTTCGTCCTGATACAGCTCGTGGAAACCTTTCCAGGAGTTCCCGCGTTGATAATGACAGTGATGCTTCGGATATAGACGATCGGACACCGTTGATGCGGCCTTCCTCCGGCCAGACTTCCAACGTGCCTCGATACGGGACGGACACCTTTTCAAGTCAGCTCTCAGCCCGAAAACGACAGCCTTCAGTGCAAACTACTTCATCCCGGACCTCTCGTCGCGCTCCTCGGAGTCCTACAATTAATGATCGCGATTATGACATCAACAACCCCCCGTCGATGCCCACCTCGCCAAAGACAGGTCCAGAAATGGGATATGATGATGCGGTAGTAACCGGTACTGAATTTGACTTCTCGTTGGCGAAGTCAATTGACAATCGAGTAGAGGCAGGGCCGCGCGACATAGTAATTGATATGGAGGGACCTCCGAACCATTCGGCCCCGTCATCCCCGCCATCCCTTCATCGTCGCCCATCGCAGGATGCGCTCCGGCGGCGCCGAACAGTGACCTTGCCAGTCGAGGAAGACGTTTGCTTCCCGACGGATGTACACTCGGAGGCCGAGGATGAACATCGGACGGCCCGAAATGGTGAGCGTCGACGGAGGAGGCATCGAGAATGGCCAGATCTGTCTATTCTCGAGGAATGGATgcgcgaggaaaaggaggaacGTCATGGAGACTTCCGTTCGAAGAAAATCAGTGAACCGATGCTTATTGAAGGGCGGTTGCGACCTCAATATCAAGCATGGCGACgtgaggaggatgacgccCCATATCGGTTTACTTATTTTAATGAGGAGTATCAGAGCACACTCCATGCCCAGAGTATCTCTGAACTCATCCAGCCAGGAGGGAGCTTCCGTGAGCTGTTCATTCCGGAACCTCCAGTACTGGAGGACTCATCGGACGACGAAGATACAGATTCTGAGCATGGCGATGGCGAACACTCCCATCATGACtataacaacaacaatgcctCTCTCAATGGAACTCACCCAACTTTTTCGGACCCCTTTTCGAACCACAATGGTGGCGGAATCGAAAACCACGGCAATGACGTTGTACCAGATACAAACCGTGATAGCTCAAAGCAACGCACTTCTATTATCGGCGAGGCTGTTTCAGAGGCACGTAATCATTCGGCTGAACCACCAACTGTACGGTCTCAAACTCCCTCTAAACCGAAGAAATACGGACCCCGACCGACCTTCTGGCTTGATGTGCTTTGCCCTACGGATGCTGAAATGAGAGTGATTGCAAAGGCATTTGGAATTCACGCTCTGACAGCAGAGGATATCATGATGCAAGAAGCTCGTGAGAAGGTCGAATTGTTCCGGAACTACTATTTCATCAATTACCGCACATTTGAGCAGGATCCGAACAGTGAGAACTATCTGGAGCCGGTTAATATGTACGTGGTCGTCTTCCGCGAGGGGGTTCTTTCCTTCCACTTTTCGCAAACACCTCATCCAGCCAATGTTCGGCGCCGCATTCGCCAATTGGTGGATTACCTCATTCTCAGTTCCGACTGGATTTCCTACGCCTTGATTGATGATATAACCGATGTGTTTGGTCCATTGATTCAAGCTattgaagatgaagtcgACGAAATCGATGAGGTGATTATGCGCATGCATTCCGAAACCGAACGAGACGCTAGCACCAACAAAGATAGTCTGGCCAGCAACACTGTTTCGGACCCTCCAGCTCCGGGAGAGATGCTGCGACGTGTGGGTGAATGCCGCAAGAAGGTTATGGGCATGTACCGTTTGCTCAGCAACAAGGCGGATGTCGTGAAGGGGTTTGCGAAGCGGTGCAATGAGCACTGGGAGGTTGCGCCCAAGTCGGAGATTGGACTTTACCTGGGTGATATTCAGGACCACATCATGACTATGACCAGCAGTCTGACCTACTACGAAAC CCTCTTGTCCCGAGCACACTCGAACTACCTCGCTCAGATCAACATTTTGATGAACGAGCGACAAGAACGCACAGCAGATGTGCTTGGCAAGCTGACCGTGCTGGGAACTATTGTTCTGCCACTGAACATCATCGGTAGTTTGTGGGGTATGAACGTCAAGGTTCCCGGACAGGATGTGGATAACCTGGATTGGTTCTATTCGA TCACGGCTGCACTACTTCTCTTCGCCATTGCCGCGTTCTATATTGCAAAACGCGTGTACAATATTGTATAG